One genomic region from Nostoc sphaeroides encodes:
- a CDS encoding DUF2232 domain-containing protein translates to MSILDSLPDEPEEDPSPESPTPHNHWLDKEQQLMPPQLKADAPLRMVETAFLASAASLIWFINFYFPLGPVLRIFFPVPIALVYLRWGRRAAWMAALTSGLLLTVLMGPARSLLFVMPYGFMGVLLGATWCRRRVPWIVSITLGTLLGTLGVFFRLWLLSVLSGEDLWIYVITQVTEFIEWVFLKLSFLASPSVFLIQVGAIALIVLNNFIYLFMVHLAAWLLFDRLGNPIPPPPRWVQVLMDYEG, encoded by the coding sequence TGCCAGATGAGCCGGAGGAAGATCCATCCCCTGAATCTCCAACTCCCCACAATCATTGGTTAGACAAAGAACAGCAGTTAATGCCTCCTCAACTCAAGGCTGATGCACCTTTGAGGATGGTGGAAACAGCGTTTTTAGCCAGTGCCGCTAGCTTGATTTGGTTTATTAATTTCTACTTTCCCTTAGGCCCAGTTTTGCGGATATTTTTTCCGGTACCGATCGCTCTAGTTTATCTGCGTTGGGGCAGGCGTGCGGCATGGATGGCAGCACTCACCTCTGGGTTACTGCTGACGGTACTGATGGGGCCAGCCCGCAGTTTGCTGTTTGTCATGCCCTACGGGTTTATGGGCGTACTTTTAGGAGCGACATGGTGTCGTCGTCGTGTTCCCTGGATTGTTTCTATAACCTTGGGTACGCTGTTGGGTACTTTGGGAGTCTTTTTTCGGCTGTGGTTGTTGTCTGTTTTGTCAGGTGAAGACCTGTGGATTTATGTAATTACCCAGGTGACTGAGTTCATAGAGTGGGTATTTTTGAAGCTGAGTTTTTTGGCGAGTCCCAGCGTGTTTTTGATTCAAGTGGGAGCGATCGCTTTAATTGTACTCAACAACTTTATCTACCTTTTTATGGTACACCTGGCAGCATGGTTGCTTTTTGATCGGCTGGGTAACCCCATTCCCCCTCCACCACGCTGGGTACAAGTCCTTATGGATTATGAAGGATAG